A stretch of DNA from Streptomyces sp. NBC_01197:
CGTCGACTCGATCCTCCTGCAGGTCTCCGACATGGGCTTTCCCGTGCTGAGCAAGCCGCTCTGGGACTGCATGGGCGCCGGCATGGTGGTCATCCCCGACGAGGCGGCGCTCGAACGCCACCTGGCGGAGCCTCACGACGGAAACTTCATCCTGGAGCGCTGTGTCTCCGGTGAGATCTGTTCCGTTGAAGTAGTCGGCGCATACGGGGAGTACGTGGTCCACCCCGTAGTGTGGCAGGGCCCGGCCGAAGAAGGTCCTGTATTCAATTTCGGCCGCCTGCGCTCGGTGGCGCCCCGCGAAGCCGCCGACCGGGCCTTCGCCCCCATCGCCGTCAAGCTGCAGCGGCTCGGCCGGGTCCTCAATCTCCAGGGTGCTGTCGGACTCGACATGATTTACGAGGACGGCGTGTACCGGATCCTCGAAATCAATCCGCGGGTAACCGGAACGACTACCCCCTGCATAGCGGCCACGGATTTCAACACCTACGACTGCCTCGTGTCCATTTTGGACGGTACCTGGCCTATTGGTACGGACCACGGCCGGGATCTCAAGCGGGTGGCTCTTCAGTTTCCGGTACGTGAACTGAGCCCGCAGTTCGTCGAGGACGCCCGGCGCGAACTCGATGTCGTCAGGACCCAGACGCTCACGATCGACGGCGTCGAGCACCCCAACATGATCATCACCTGCGAGCTCGACGCTCGGGCGGCACTGCCCGCCAGGCTCGAATCGCTCTGGCAGCGGCACCGGTTCACTGAGCGCTCCTTCCTGGAGCAGATCGCGGTGGCGGTCGGTGCCGCGGAAGCCCATACGACGGAATTGGACACCTGACATGCGTACCGGAACCTATCGGCAGGTTCTCGCCCAGCCGGGGATCGCCCTGCTCATGCTGCTGGGGTTCTTCTCGAAGATCGCTGTCGTGGCGATCCCCGTGGTCATGAACCTGGCTGTCGTCTTCGGACTGCACCGCGGATTCGGCGCCGCGGGACTGGTGATCGCGGTGTGGACCGTGGGCGTAGCGGTCGGCGGCCCGATCCAGGGCCGGATGATGGACAGGTACGGCGCACGACCGGTACTCGCTGTGTGCCTGGTGGGGCAGCTGCTCTTCTGGGGCCTCGGGCCGAGCATGCCGTACGGCCTGCTCATGGCCGGTGCGGTGGTGTCCGGACTGCTGAATCTCCCGGGCTTCTCGATCGTGCGCCTCAGGCTCGCCGTCGCGGTTCCGGAGGAGCTCAGGCACACCGCCTTCGCCCTGGACGCCATGACGTCCAACATCTCCTACATGGTGGGCCCGGCCCTGGGCGTGACCATCGCGACGTCCATCTCCAGCAATGTCTCGATGCGGGGCCTCGGTCTGGTCGTCGCCATCGCGGGAGTGGGCCTGTGGCTGCTCAACCCCCAGGTGCGCGACGCGACGAAGACGGCGGACGGCAAGCCGCCGAAGGTTCCGGTGCGCGACTGGCTCAAGGGCGGGCTGATCCCCGTGCTCGCCGCGACCACGGCCACCACACTGGCCACATCGGGCTACGAGACCGCGATCGTGGGCGGGTTGCGTGAGTCGGGGCAGGTCGCCTGGTCCGGTCTTGTCCTGACCGTCTGCGGCTTCTGCTCGCTGCTCGGAGCACTCACGTTCGGCATGCTGAAGAAGCCGCCGCTTCCGGCGGCCGGCCTGGCTGCACTGGTGGGGCTCACCACGCTCATCGGTGGGTTCGCCACGAGTGACTGGCGGCTGCTCTGCCTCGCCATGGTGCTGCCCGCCGGCCTGTGCTCACCCTCGTTCGCGTCAACGGGCGCAGCTGCCAGCGCACTTGCCCCGGCCGGCGCCCGGGGGCTCGTGATGGGCGTCTACAGCGCCGCGATGACGCTGGGCAACAGCGTCGGCGCCCCGCTGTCCGGTGCGGTCCTGGACGCCCGGAGCCCCGTCTGGGCCTTCACCGTCATCGGCCTTGCGAGCGCCGGGCTCGCCCTGCTCGGCCTGGCCCGCAGCACCTACCTGGCCAGGAGCGCCGTACGGGACGGCGAGGTCGCCCCCGCCCTTGCCGACACGGCTGCATGACAGACCCGCTCGACACGCCGCCTACCTGCATCTGTCCGGCGTTCCGTAGACAAGCTGTTGGAGAGACTTGTGAACACCAAGGGTTACGTCGTCATCGTCGACGCCTTCGCACCCGCTCGGTTCTTCCCCCCGGAGTTCAGCAAGGCGGGGTACGAGTGTGTACGGGTCCAGAGCACCCCTCAGGTCCCGGAGGCCTTCGCGGGCTCGCTCGACCTGACGCTCTACGCGGACAACATCATCCACACCGGAGACCTTGCCGAAACGGTGCGCGCGGCCGGTGTCTACGAGCCCGTGGCCGTCTTCTCGGGCAGTGAGTTCGGCGTCGAGTTCGCCGACCGGCTGAGTGAGGCGATGGGCCTGCCCAGCAACGGGACCGCCCTGAGCGCCGCCCGCCGGGACAAGTTCACGATGATCGAGACGGTCAAGGCCGCCGGAGTGCGCGGCGCCCGTCAGCTCCTGGCCCGCAGTGAGGACGAACTCCGCCGCTGGCACGAGGAACTGGGCACCCGTGCGGTGATCAAGCCGCTCAAGAGCGCGGGCAACGACGGTGTCAGGTTCTGTGCGACGCCCGAGGAGAGCGTGGCCGCGTTCCGCGAGCTGGTCGGCTCGGAGAACCTGTTCTCCGAGCGCAACGAAGGGGTGGTGGCGCAGGAACACCTCTTCGGCGGGGAGTACATGGTCAACACCGTCAGCCGGGACGGCCGCCACCATGTCACCGATGTCATGGGCACCACCCGGATCTCCGTGAACGGCGTCCACGACATCAGCAACTCGGTCTTCCTGCTGCCCCGCCGGGGCGAGGTCCAGGACCAGCTCGTCGCGTACGCCTTCGAGGTACTGGACGCGCTCGGGGTGCGGCACGGCCCGTCCCACATCGAGATCAAGATGACCGCCACCGGACCGGTCCTCATCGAGATGGGCGCCCGGATCTGCGGCGGCGATCTCCCGCACTACGTCCAGGTCGCCACGGGCGAGTCACCGTTCGACTGGACCGCCGAGGCGTACGTACGGCCCGAGCGCTTCCACGAGCGGTGCGACGACGAGTACCACATCGACCGGTACTTCTCCTCGGTCGGGCTGGTCTCCGGCACCTCCGGCACCCTGCGCTCGCTGCGGCACCTCAAGGCCGTGCAGGAGCTGGAGAGTTTCCACGACCTGTCCCAGTTCGTGCCGGTGGGCGGACAGGTCGTGCCCACCACCAACGACAGCACGTACGTGGGCTTCGTGCGGCTGTTCCACGAGGCGGAGGAAGTCGTACGCAGGGACACCAACACCCTCCACTACCTCGACGGCGACGGAATGTACGAGCTCTCCGAGCAGAAGGCGTGACCCCATGAACGGAACCAGTGCCCCGCGTCCGCACATCGTCGTCATCAACCGCTGGCGGGAGAGCTACGCCCGCTACGCCGACTATCTGGACCACGAGACCCACCAGGTCTCCTACATCACCACCGAGGTGGGCCGGCCCTCCGTGCCCGCGGCTGCGGGCGACGTCACCGTCGTCACCGCGACGGACGACCTGGAGGAGGTGCGCGCCGCCCTGCGGGTGCTCGCCGTGCGTCACGGCAGGCCCGACCGGATCGTGGCGCTCAAGGAGGACGATCTCCTGATCGCGGCGCAGCTGCGCGAGGAGTGGGACGTCCCCGGCCAGCGGGTCAAGCAGCTGGCGCACTTCCGGGACAAGTACCTGATGGCGTCCGCCGTCGCGGCCGCCGGTCTTGAGCTGCCGGAGTTCGCCCTGGCCGTCGACGGTTCGGTCGTCCTGGAGTTCGGCCGCACCCAGGGCTGGCCGGTCATCGTCAAGCCGGTGATGGGCAGTTCGAGCGAGGGCGTCGTGCGGCTGGACGGCCCCGATGACGTGCCGGCCGTGCGGCTGACCGACACACCGATGATGGTGCAGGGCTTCAACTCCGGGCAGATCTACCACGTCGACGGTGTCTTCACCGGCAGCGATATCCAGCACTGGCGGGCCTCCCGCTATGTCAACACCTGCCTGGGCTTCAGGACCGGTGACTTCCTGGGGTCGGTGGAGGAGGACGACGAGGAGATCAACCGGGCCATCGGGCAGAGCGCCGCGGAGTATCTGCGGGCGCTCTCGGACGAGCCGCTGGTCTTCCATCTCGAAGTGTTCGTCGAATCGTCGGACGGCCCGCCCCGGTGCAGCTTCCTCGAAGTCGGCGCCCGGGTCGGCGGGGCGGAGATCCCCTTCGTCTGGCGCGAGATCCACGGCTACGACCTGATGGACGCCGCGTTCCAGCTCCAGCTGGGGCGGGCGGTGCCGGACGGGCCGCTGCGCGAGGGCGGCGAGGTCGGCGGCTATCTGCTGATCCCGGCCCCGGAGGAGCGGCCCTGCCGCATCACCGAGGTCACCTCGATGACCGACCGAACGCCTGGCCCTTATGCCGAGGCCCTGCTGCGGGTCGGCGACATCCTGCCGCTCGCGGACGCGTACTACGAGCACGTCGGCGGCCGGTTCCGCTTCCGCGGCACGTCCAGCCGGGAGGTGGAGCAGACGCTGATCGCCACCGCGGCGGCGTTCCGGGTCTCCGCCGTGCCGGCATCCGGGCCCCAGGAGCCCGACGGCACGCGGCGGTTGCAGAGCGCAGCAGCGCACGCCTGAGTTCCCTCTGTCCCGCACCCGTACGTACGTCAGTATCGAAGAGGAGAGAGTTCCATGCCCGCAACCACCACGACCACACCGTTCCGTCACTCTTCGCCGGAACTCCTGACGCGCGCGCTGAGCGCGCACGCGGCCTGGCAGGTGAAGGAGTTCACCGCGTCCTGGGAGGATATGCCGGTCGACGCCTATCTGGAGGGCGGTGCGACCTTCCGCCGACGGCGCTACAGCCAGTTCCGGCTCGACGGTGACCGGATCGTGCCCGCCGCCGTCACCGCTTTCGAGCAGTCAGCCGAGGTGAACGCCCTGTTCGGCGGTGTGCAGCGGCACTTCGAGCCGATGCGCGCCGACATCGCCGCCTCACCGGTCCTCCAGTCGCTGGTCTCCGCCTTCCTGGAGGTGCTGCCCGGACCGTTCGACCCGGCGACCGCCGGCATCGGCGTCCACCAGATACGTATCACCGCCCGCCGCGACGAGGCGTGGCCGCCCGCCCCCGAGGGCATCCACGAGGACGGGCACCACTATGTCGCCCAGATCCTCATCAACCGTCTTGATGTCACCGGCGGTGAATCGCAGCTGTACGACCGCGAGCGGGTGCCGGTCTTCAACACGCTGCTGCTGGAGCCCTTCGAGTCCATCGTCATCGACGACCGCCGGGTCTTCCACGGCGTCTCCGCGGTGACACCCGCCGCAGGTGCCACCACCGGCGTACGCGACATGATGCTGATCGACTTCTTCCCGCTCAGCAGCTGATCCGGCAGGTGGTCCGGTAGCTGATTTCGGTAGCTGATCCGGTAGCTGATTCGGTCAGGCCGACGGGAGTACGCTTCCCGCCGGCCTGTTCCGTTCTTACCTCTTCGCAAGGAGACCGCACCCTATGAAGCCCATGCCAGACGGCCAGTGGGAGGCGTTCGTCCTGTCGGGCACGCGCACCGCGAAGCTGGCGACCCAGCGCAAGAACGGCCGGGCGCATGTCACCCCGGTGTGGTTCCTGCTGGACGACAGCGGCGCCGGGAGCCGCCCGGACATCGTGTTCACCACCTGGCACGCCTCGGTCAAGGCCAAGGCCCTGCTGCGCGACCCGCACTTCGCGCTGTGTGTGGACGATCAGGTCCCGCCCTACGGATACGTGATGCTGGAGTGCACCGCCCGCCTCGCCCAGGACGATCCCGGCCTGCGGGCCTGGGCGACCCGGATCGGCGCCCGCTACATGGGCGACGAACTGGCCCATGCGTACGGCGAGCGCAACTCGGTGCCCGGGGAGTATCTGGTCCGGGCCACCATTGACCGCGTTGTCGCCTTCGAGGGCATCGCTGAGCAGTAACGGCTCCCTCCCGGCCGTTCTTGCGTATCGGAAGGTCGTCGGGCCCGCAGTCCGGGGCGTGCGCCGAACGGCGTCGTCGAGGCCGACCAGGCCCACGTACTCCGCCGCCTGGCATTCATGGGGAGCCCGGCCGCTACTTCTACGAGGACGGCCGCCTCGGCGGGTCATAGGCCGAAGGCGGCGGGGGCGGTGGCGAGGGACAGGAAGTACTCGCGTGGGTTCTCCACGAGCTTGCGCGCGGTCAGGTCCATCAGCCCGGACGTGGCGGTCACTTCGGCCGCCACGGTTCCGTCCGCCTTCTGGATGACCTGCTCGATCCGGAACGTCTTCCCCTCGCCGAACACGAAGGCACAGGTCACCTCCACGTCGTCGCCCGCGCGGAGTTCACGCCGGTAGCGGATGGTGGTCTCCAGCGTCACGGGCCCGACGCCCTTGTCGAGCAGGTCGCTCTGCTGAATGCCACCGTGTCGGAGCAGCGACCACCGGGCGTGCTCGGCGTACTGGAGGTAGACGCTCTGGTTGAGGTGGCCCTGCGAGTCGGTCTCGTACCCGCGCACGCTGATGCCCACCGCGAACGGTTCGGCTGCCATGACGTTTCCTCCGGGGGACAGTGGGATCAGGGGTTCGTGAGGTTCGTTACGAACGCGGCCCAGGCGGAGGCCCGGAACACGAGTGCCGGGCCGCCGGGGTTCTTGGAGTCGCGGACGGGGACGATGCCGGGGAAATGGTCGGCTACTTCGAGGCAGTTGCCGCCGTCTCCGCCGCTATGGGTGGACTTACGCCAAGTGGCTGCGCCGGGTAAGTCGTGGGCTACTTCTAGGCAGTCGCCGCCGCTGCCGTCGCTATAACTGGACTTCTGCCAGGTGGCTGTGGACAGGTCGCAATCAACGGTCCTCGTCATGCTCGTAATCCTGCGCCACTGATTCGATCAGGGCCAGGGATTCTTGTGGTGACAATGCGCTGGCCGCCACGAGATCGTAGGTCAGTGCGTGTCGGGCGACGGTTGCCGGGTCATCGAGCAACTGGCCTGCCCCCGGGCCTTCGAAGTAGGCCAGCGGGGGTGCGTTCTCGAAGGACATCAGCCTCAGGGACCCGTTGAGCGCCGCGTGTCCACTCGCCGGGTGCCGGCCTTCAGTTGGCCGATGAACGAGCCGCTGACGAAGAGCGGGGCGTCCAGCTCCTCCTGGCTGAGGCCCGCCTTCTCGCGGGCGAAGCGGAGTTCTGCACCGAGGAGCGATCGCGCTGGTGGATCTCGGCCGGTGCAATCTGGACACGGCGCTGCGGCTGGCCGCCGTACTCCAGAAGGCGCGGTCATGAGCGGGGCGGCCGAGTACGTCATCGACTCCCGCAGCGGTCGGGTCGGGCAGGTCATGGCGCGGGAGGGCGGCAACGTACAACTGCGGCCGCCGGGCGGGGGTCGCGAGTGGGGCTGTCCGCCGGACGCGATTGATCCGGCGCTGCCGGGTGAGGTGCTGCGGGCCCGGGTCGCTGAGCTGAACCGGGCGGGGCGGTTGCCGTGATACGCGGGAGCCCCGCGGCGGCATTCTGGGTTCCGCTGCGGGGCTCGACGGTTGCTGCTGGTCCGGCAGACGGTCCAGGATCCAGGCGCCGAGTTGCCGCGAAACCGGAATGCGTACGGCAGTGATCGCGATGCGGTATGGAAGCCCGCGCCTGTCTCGTCGCTGCCTGGCGTGAATTGGGCAGTCCCGATGGGTGTTCCGCCCGGCGAAGTCTGTCGGAGAAGCATCCGTGATCGCGCGGGCGGGAGGGGATGGCTGTTGGCGAGGCTCCGTCAGGAATTAATACGGGAGATGGCGAGTTGCTTACGGGGACGTAGACACACGCGGGGACGCTGGGATCGGCTGTTCGGGTGAGGGTAGTGTGTTCATACGTTGAAGATAGATCTCCGTATGCCTGGTGGTGGCGGCTGCGAGGGCAGGTCGTCCGTCCGAGCTCCCGCACGTGACCTCTGAAAGTGGCACCGATGAATGTGTCGACCGGCGGACGGCTGCGAGGCCGGGCCACCGTGGCAGCCCTTGTCTGCGCGATCGCCCTGATACCCGGGCCGAGTTACGCGGCTCCGAACGACCCCGGGCCAGGCAACGACTCATCGATCGAGCGAATCCGTACCGAACTGGACGGCCTCTACCGCCAGGCGGAAGTGGCCACCGAGGCGTACGACGCCGCCAACGTGAAGGCGACCAGGCAGACGAAGCGGCTGGCGTC
This window harbors:
- a CDS encoding ATP-grasp domain-containing protein, encoding MNTKGYVVIVDAFAPARFFPPEFSKAGYECVRVQSTPQVPEAFAGSLDLTLYADNIIHTGDLAETVRAAGVYEPVAVFSGSEFGVEFADRLSEAMGLPSNGTALSAARRDKFTMIETVKAAGVRGARQLLARSEDELRRWHEELGTRAVIKPLKSAGNDGVRFCATPEESVAAFRELVGSENLFSERNEGVVAQEHLFGGEYMVNTVSRDGRHHVTDVMGTTRISVNGVHDISNSVFLLPRRGEVQDQLVAYAFEVLDALGVRHGPSHIEIKMTATGPVLIEMGARICGGDLPHYVQVATGESPFDWTAEAYVRPERFHERCDDEYHIDRYFSSVGLVSGTSGTLRSLRHLKAVQELESFHDLSQFVPVGGQVVPTTNDSTYVGFVRLFHEAEEVVRRDTNTLHYLDGDGMYELSEQKA
- a CDS encoding 2OG-Fe dioxygenase family protein translates to MPATTTTTPFRHSSPELLTRALSAHAAWQVKEFTASWEDMPVDAYLEGGATFRRRRYSQFRLDGDRIVPAAVTAFEQSAEVNALFGGVQRHFEPMRADIAASPVLQSLVSAFLEVLPGPFDPATAGIGVHQIRITARRDEAWPPAPEGIHEDGHHYVAQILINRLDVTGGESQLYDRERVPVFNTLLLEPFESIVIDDRRVFHGVSAVTPAAGATTGVRDMMLIDFFPLSS
- a CDS encoding acyl-CoA thioesterase yields the protein MAAEPFAVGISVRGYETDSQGHLNQSVYLQYAEHARWSLLRHGGIQQSDLLDKGVGPVTLETTIRYRRELRAGDDVEVTCAFVFGEGKTFRIEQVIQKADGTVAAEVTATSGLMDLTARKLVENPREYFLSLATAPAAFGL
- a CDS encoding PPOX class F420-dependent oxidoreductase, producing MKPMPDGQWEAFVLSGTRTAKLATQRKNGRAHVTPVWFLLDDSGAGSRPDIVFTTWHASVKAKALLRDPHFALCVDDQVPPYGYVMLECTARLAQDDPGLRAWATRIGARYMGDELAHAYGERNSVPGEYLVRATIDRVVAFEGIAEQ
- a CDS encoding MFS transporter, producing MRTGTYRQVLAQPGIALLMLLGFFSKIAVVAIPVVMNLAVVFGLHRGFGAAGLVIAVWTVGVAVGGPIQGRMMDRYGARPVLAVCLVGQLLFWGLGPSMPYGLLMAGAVVSGLLNLPGFSIVRLRLAVAVPEELRHTAFALDAMTSNISYMVGPALGVTIATSISSNVSMRGLGLVVAIAGVGLWLLNPQVRDATKTADGKPPKVPVRDWLKGGLIPVLAATTATTLATSGYETAIVGGLRESGQVAWSGLVLTVCGFCSLLGALTFGMLKKPPLPAAGLAALVGLTTLIGGFATSDWRLLCLAMVLPAGLCSPSFASTGAAASALAPAGARGLVMGVYSAAMTLGNSVGAPLSGAVLDARSPVWAFTVIGLASAGLALLGLARSTYLARSAVRDGEVAPALADTAA
- a CDS encoding DUF397 domain-containing protein; this encodes MTRTVDCDLSTATWQKSSYSDGSGGDCLEVAHDLPGAATWRKSTHSGGDGGNCLEVADHFPGIVPVRDSKNPGGPALVFRASAWAAFVTNLTNP
- a CDS encoding ATP-grasp domain-containing protein encodes the protein MNGTSAPRPHIVVINRWRESYARYADYLDHETHQVSYITTEVGRPSVPAAAGDVTVVTATDDLEEVRAALRVLAVRHGRPDRIVALKEDDLLIAAQLREEWDVPGQRVKQLAHFRDKYLMASAVAAAGLELPEFALAVDGSVVLEFGRTQGWPVIVKPVMGSSSEGVVRLDGPDDVPAVRLTDTPMMVQGFNSGQIYHVDGVFTGSDIQHWRASRYVNTCLGFRTGDFLGSVEEDDEEINRAIGQSAAEYLRALSDEPLVFHLEVFVESSDGPPRCSFLEVGARVGGAEIPFVWREIHGYDLMDAAFQLQLGRAVPDGPLREGGEVGGYLLIPAPEERPCRITEVTSMTDRTPGPYAEALLRVGDILPLADAYYEHVGGRFRFRGTSSREVEQTLIATAAAFRVSAVPASGPQEPDGTRRLQSAAAHA
- a CDS encoding ATP-grasp domain-containing protein: MRRIAFLRSIEIQQTKPFLQNLSERFERDGIEARLFYTDGECGPDEFPGTSEKVPVDISADDLAKKVIDWSADGVISLSIADENALRDAVVKRRLEPLGIPMVMHSVFATGLTANKWETKRMLIEQGFDTPPGVLVDSDVLAGRGLLIPAYVDSILLQVSDMGFPVLSKPLWDCMGAGMVVIPDEAALERHLAEPHDGNFILERCVSGEICSVEVVGAYGEYVVHPVVWQGPAEEGPVFNFGRLRSVAPREAADRAFAPIAVKLQRLGRVLNLQGAVGLDMIYEDGVYRILEINPRVTGTTTPCIAATDFNTYDCLVSILDGTWPIGTDHGRDLKRVALQFPVRELSPQFVEDARRELDVVRTQTLTIDGVEHPNMIITCELDARAALPARLESLWQRHRFTERSFLEQIAVAVGAAEAHTTELDT